A single region of the Plutella xylostella chromosome 26, ilPluXylo3.1, whole genome shotgun sequence genome encodes:
- the LOC105398363 gene encoding mitoferrin-1, with protein sequence MNFEDYETLPTQSSVTHMTAGAIAGIMEHCIMYPLDSVKTRMQSLRSAHNSTITETFRYMVRTEGLLRPVRGMSAVVMGAGPAHACFFATYEQAKHTLSQLTRHRHDHITHGLSGCLASVIHDAVSNPTEVIKQRLQMLNSPYRGVWECARRVYRTEGLRAFYRSYGTQLAMNVPFQSLHFVTYEWCQSVVNPRRGYDPRAHALSGAAAGALAAAATTPLDVCKTVLNTQEKTARADGLAEAAGHILRVTGPLGFFKGVQARILYQMPAAAICWLTYETLKHLLVAKAERQDDLPPAATAPTPLVAPDLSRALRLAAADVPAPLTRT encoded by the exons ATGAACTTTGAAGACTATGAAACCCTTCCAACCCAAAGTTCAGTCACACACATGACTGCTGGAGCCATAGCGGGGATCATGGAGCACTGCATCATGTACCCGCTGGACTCCGTAAAG ACTCGGATGCAGTCTTTACGGAGCGCACACAATAGCACGATCACAGAGACGTTTCGATATATGGTTCGAACTGAAGGACTGTTAAG GCCCGTGCGCGGCATGTCCGCCGTGGTGATGGGCGCGGGCCCGGCGCACGCGTGCTTCTTCGCCACGTACGAGCAAGCCAAGCACACGCTGTCGCAGCTCACGCGGCACCGGCACGACCACATCACACACG GCTTATCCGGATGTTTGGCTTCAGTAATACACGACGCAGTTTCAAATCCCACAGAAG TCATAAAGCAGCGTCTCCAAATGCTGAACTCGCCGTACCGCGGCGTATGGGAGTGCGCGCGGCGCGTGTACCGCACGGAGGGACTGCGCGCGTTCTACCGCTCGTACGGAACGCAGCTCGCCATGAACGTGCCCTTCCAG TCACTCCACTTCGTGACCTACGAGTGGTGCCAATCAGTGGTGAACCCGCGGCGCGGCTACGACCCCCGAGCGCATGCACTGTCGGGCGCTGCGGCCGGGGCGCTCGCGGCCGCCGCCACGACCCCGCTTGATGTGTGCAAGACTGTGCTTAATACTCAG GAGAAGACGGCGCGAGCGGACGGGCTGGCGGAGGCGGCGGGGCACATCCTGCGCGTCACCGGCCCGCTCGGCTTCTTCAAGGGCGTCCAG GCACGCATCCTGTACCAGATGCCGGCGGCGGCGATCTGCTGGCTCACGTACGAGACGCTCAAGCACCTGCTCGTCGCCAAG GCGGAGCGACAAGACGACCTCCCCCCCGCCGCCACCGCCCCCACCCCCCTCGTCGCGCCCGACCTGTCGCGCGCGCTgcgcctcgccgccgccgacgtGCCCGCGCCGCTCACCCGGACCTAG
- the LOC105398362 gene encoding general odorant-binding protein 69a yields the protein MEGHKVLTLLLFGVLVVSVSAMDEEMAELAKMIRDNCGAETEVDMGLIDQVNGGADLMPDGKLKCYIKCVMETAGMMSEGEVDVEAVLALLPEDFKAKNEKSLRACGTQKGADDCDTAFQTQACWQKANKADYFLV from the coding sequence ATGGAGGGCCACAAAGTCCTGACGCTTCTTCTCTTCGGAGTCCTGGTCGTGTCAGTGTCTGCCATGGACGAGGAGATGGCTGAGCTAGCCAAGATGATCCGAGACAACTGCGGTGCCGAGACCGAAGTGGACATGGGGCTGATCGACCAAGTGAACGGAGGAGCTGACTTGATGCCAGACGGGAAGCTCAAGTGCTACATCAAGTGCGTGATGGAAACAGCCGGGATGATGTCAGAAGGCGAGGTGGATGTTGAAGCAGTACTCGCGCTGCTTCCAGAAGACTTTAAGGCCAAGAATGAGAAGAGTTTGAGGGCGTGCGGGACACAGAAGGGGGCTGATGACTGTGACACGGCGTTTCAGACCCAGGCCTGCTGGCAGAAGGCTAATAAGGCAGATTACTTTTTAGTTTAG